The DNA region CGAAGCACGGCAGGAGCTGCTGCAGCGGTCCCGCGAGAATGTTCGCGACCAGCACCCGGGCGCGGCGGCCGGCCAAGAGCTCCGCGAGGTCCTGCGGCGCGCATGCGTGCAGCTTGTCCGCCACGCCGTTGAGCGTCGCATTGGCGCGGGTTGCGAGCAGGGCCTGCGGATCGAGATCCACGGCGATGGCCTCTGCCGCCCCGAGCTGCAGCGCCGCGATTGCAAGGATGCCGGAACCGCAGCCGTAGTCGATGACCAGCGCTCCCTCGAGCGGCGTCGCCTGGTCGCGTGGCTCGCTCGGGCCCTCGCGCTGCGGCGCGGCCAGGCCGTCCAGCCACTCCAGGCACAGTCCCGTGGTGGGATGCGTGCCCGTACCGAATGCGAGGCCCGGGTCGAGGCGCACCACGGTACGTCCCGCGGGCGCCGTCATGCCGGTCGGGACGACCGCCAGTCGCGTGCCGAAACACAGCGGGCGGAAATCCCGCAGCCACTCGCGTTCCCAGGCCCGATCCTCGAGTCGCGCGATGCGCCACTGGGCAACGGGCGGCCGGCCATGCAGCGTGGCGAGCAGCCTCAGCGGATCACGGCCGCCCTCGAACAGGCCGGTGATCTGCAGTCGCGGCCACAAGGGCATCTCTCCGGGTGCAGGCTCGAGCACGGGCGCATCCGCAGCGTCCTGCAGCGTCACTGACAATGCGCCGGCTTCGAGCAGCAGCGCCTCGGCGAGGTCGGCCTCGCTGCTGGCGACCGTGGTCGAGGCTTCGAGCCAGTCGGCAGGGCTCAGAGGCCCAGCCTCTTCTCGAGGTAGTGGATATCGGTGCCGCCCGCCTTGAAGGCGCTGTGACTGAAGATCTCCTGGTGCAGGGGGATGTTCGTGCGAATCCCTTCGACGACGATTTCCGTCAGCGCCGTCTGCATGCGCGCGATCGCCGATTCTCGGTTCGGGCCATGCGCGATCAGCTTGCCGATCATGCTGTCGTAATAGGGCGGCACGTTGTAGCCGGAGTAGATATGGCTGTCGACGCGGATGCCCGGTCCGCCCGGTGCATGCCACTGGCGTATCGGGCCCGGGCTCGGCATGAAGGTCTTGGCATCCTCCGCATTGATGCGGCATTCCATGGCGTGGCCGCGGATGACGATGTCCTCCTGGCGGATGCGCAGCGGCTGCCCCGCCGCGATCCGCAGCTGCTCCTGCACGATGTCGATGCCGGTGATCATCTCCGTCACCGGGTGCTCCACCTGGACGCGGGTGTTCATCTCGATGAAGAAGAATTCTTCGTCCTGGTAAAGGAATTCGAAAGTGCCGGCACCGCGGTAGCCGATTTCGAGGCACGCCTCGACACAGCGCCGTCCGATCGCGTCGCGCTGTGCGGGCGTGATCCCTGGGGCCGGCGCTTCCTCGACGACTTTCTGGTGACGCCGCTGCATGGAGCAGTCCCGCTCGCCGAGATGGACCGCGTGGCCCTGGCCGTCGGCAAGCACCTGGAACTCGATGTGGCGCGGCCGCTCGAGATATTTTTCCAGGTAGACCATTTCGTTGCCGAAAGCGGAAAGCGCCTCGCCGCGGGTGACCGTGATGGCGTTCAGCAGCGTGGCGTCCGAGTGCACGACCCGCATGCCGCGTCCACCGCCGCCGCCGGCGGCCTTGATCAGCACCGGGTAGCCGATGCTGCGCGCCATCTTCAGGCTCGCCTCGCCGTCTTCCCCGAGCGGGCCGTCGGAACCAGGCACGCAGGGAATGCCCGCCGCTTTCATGGCGCGGATCGCGGAGACCTTGTCGCCCATGAGCCGGATCGTTTCCG from Wenzhouxiangella sp. XN24 includes:
- the prmA gene encoding 50S ribosomal protein L11 methyltransferase, whose protein sequence is MSPADWLEASTTVASSEADLAEALLLEAGALSVTLQDAADAPVLEPAPGEMPLWPRLQITGLFEGGRDPLRLLATLHGRPPVAQWRIARLEDRAWEREWLRDFRPLCFGTRLAVVPTGMTAPAGRTVVRLDPGLAFGTGTHPTTGLCLEWLDGLAAPQREGPSEPRDQATPLEGALVIDYGCGSGILAIAALQLGAAEAIAVDLDPQALLATRANATLNGVADKLHACAPQDLAELLAGRRARVLVANILAGPLQQLLPCFADLLADHGRIALSGILVGQESVLEAAAQEAFQLEPAAVREDWVRLSGRRKTSS
- the accC gene encoding acetyl-CoA carboxylase biotin carboxylase subunit — protein: MLEKVVIANRGEIALRILRACRELGIKTVAVHSTADSNQKHVLLADESVCIGPPPSAQSYLNMPAIISAAEVTDAIAIHPGYGFLSENADFAERVEKSGFVFIGPRPETIRLMGDKVSAIRAMKAAGIPCVPGSDGPLGEDGEASLKMARSIGYPVLIKAAGGGGGRGMRVVHSDATLLNAITVTRGEALSAFGNEMVYLEKYLERPRHIEFQVLADGQGHAVHLGERDCSMQRRHQKVVEEAPAPGITPAQRDAIGRRCVEACLEIGYRGAGTFEFLYQDEEFFFIEMNTRVQVEHPVTEMITGIDIVQEQLRIAAGQPLRIRQEDIVIRGHAMECRINAEDAKTFMPSPGPIRQWHAPGGPGIRVDSHIYSGYNVPPYYDSMIGKLIAHGPNRESAIARMQTALTEIVVEGIRTNIPLHQEIFSHSAFKAGGTDIHYLEKRLGL